A window of Nicotiana sylvestris chromosome 8, ASM39365v2, whole genome shotgun sequence genomic DNA:
CGAGGTTAATTGCAAAGTAGGGAGTCACATATGAAAACGTTGAACCTGGATCCATTATGGCATAAGCATTACGTGAGCAGACTAAAAGTATACTTGTAATGACTTCTGCAGATGCTTCTGCACTCTGACGATCAAGTGTAGCAAACAAATGGGGTTGTCCCCCTCCCTGAGTAACTCGGTTTGCACTTCTGCCTACTCCATGCCCGGTCTGATTATGAGAACCATGAGCCTGAGGGGGTGCAACTGCAGTAGCTGAGGAACTAGAAGGACGAGTTGATCCACCACTGAAATTGCGTCGCAACTTTGGGCAGTTGGCCTTTATATAACTAATGTCTCCACAATGGTAGCAACCATGAAACCCGAACTTGCACTGACCTGAATGTTGCCGCTTACATGTTCCACAAAGACTTTGCTGGTGTGAATGTTGCTCAGCATGACTCTGGctatgtgaggatgatgtcctaaaaTTCTGATTCTGGCGAGACTGATTTCCATAACTCTGAGTACGTCTGAAGGAAGGCCCACCACCTGATTGATGATTGGATTGAGCTGGTGCTAATGACTCCCTATTAGAGGAATCCCTTCCACCTCCACTGGATGTAACATTAAACTTGCATGTTGTCCGGGCTTTCTTGTtatgctctttttcttctctccttagTTGTCTGTCTTTCTCTAAGTGCTTGGCAAATCCCACAACAGAGGAGAAGGCTTCCATCCCTACTGCTGTAGCTGATGTCGTATCCTTAATGTGGTAAGCTAAACCGCCAACAAACCTACGAATCTTTGCTTTTTCAGTCTTCACCATGTGAGGAGCATGCTTAGCTAACCTTATGAATTCCATGTAGTACTCTTGCACACTTTTATTCTCTTGCTTGAGCTGTTCGAACTCTGTAGCCTTAGCTTCTCTATCCTCTTCTGGGATAAAGTTAGCCATGAAGGActcttcaaattcttcccaagtgggcggaccatcatcttcatctctttcctttttccacatctcaaaccaagcgCCGGCCACATCTCTAAGCTGGTAAGCAGCTAGCTCTACAGCttcatcatcaaatgctttcatcacTCGGAGGGATTACTTAACACATTCCATCCATAACATTGGATCTTCATCAACTATAGATCCATGGAACACTactcaacttcaaaaattcattcatCTTGATGACTCAGAATTGTTCTGTCTATTTGATTGAGGTGGAATCTCATCTTTTCTCTCGTTCTGGTTGGACATAAAGGCTTTAAACATCTTCATAGCACTGTTGACTGCATTAAACATCTGACCCACCTCTGGGGATAAAGTTGTTTGAGTCGGAGCTACTGTTGGGGGTGGCGTTGGATCCTGAGGTACTTGCTCATCATGCTCCACCCCTTCTACATGTTCAACCTGGGTACTTGAACACCCTTTGTGGATTTACCTCTCCTTTTCTGAGTTGAAGCCTTTTTAGTTCTGCCTTGAGCCACAATAGTAGCAATAGTTTCTTGAGCAGCATCCTGAGTGTCGGTGTCAAAGTTGCGATTACGAGCCATTTCTGCGAGATGTGGAGAACAAATACATTAGACAATTTCATAGAGGTAGgatctactgcacgatctaaagtATGACAAAATGAGATTTTTCCTAAATGCTTTtagcctcctatttataagtaTGGCGCACTTCATACCCATAAACAAGGCTCTActaacacggcttcatagaccccTAGGACTCCATAAACTTGAGGCTCTGATGCCAAGTTTGacacgacccattttctgaacaagccgggaccggcactcgatcgctaaacatgaccgagcgaaccatctctgcttatcaaatctattataacttcaaactttatatgcaacaaggcaatactctaaccacatacttttaattaatttaaacatttaaataaatcaacttcaaaactttattcatagtaaccaatgaaatactgctaagttattatcaaaaacatctgaatcttaacccaacaactatgtctatgaagcctctactgataaactgacgcactgctcaggacatgagatttcctggccagttctctaagtaacaaagaaataactaaataaagatgactctaaggaatactccacgaacaaaagcggagctcaccaatagcactggaagagaaggaagtcctaactcatagcctgctcgcctgcaaattcggttcctacgttgtaccgcagaccaatgtaggttcccaaaagagaacgtcagtaccatccattgtactcagtaAGTCTCAACAATAGGGggcgaaactttaataacatatacattatgagcaaaggttctaaatgcatgtaaaacataaagcttataagaatatttctaaataattgcataatagctatttttgaatattctaaaagaaattcttttctttttctttcttaacaaaaaatatacttcactttatactttgggagttccaactatcctgacttaattctgtctcagtcaccgtATGATCGGCatgggttcgatcccaacctgatcgaataggcccaatccacgaggtgccactcgtTTCATAGTTCTCAACGCTCATGtctcataccttagcatggctaagtaaattctcagcaacgagaccctcggctcgtttgctccctactttggcacaagtagtttcagaaagtcaacgccttggtcaggaccctaggcctggacgatgaccccttctcagaataaaggatactcccaaaaatcttttctttctaaaacttcttcttgtgacttttcaagtctaaatcttttataCATACTCATACTGGTATCTCTAAATGTAAGACATgtcataagaatgaaataaacattcaaAAGTATTTACAAAGGTTCTTGAtccttcatgaattttcaacatgaagGTGGCATATCagaataacataaaaatctgaaatttatgcacatatatccaaataatcatctaaactttagctagaaaataattctaagctaataggcACTTACTACTCCAATTAAGTATATATTAACTCTTTtatgcaattcatcaaacaccttgtgtgCGTGCTTTTGTAAGTTAAACCACTTTcgtaaagggttatatcaactcacctcaatacTCCTCAAGCCAATACGTAGACCCCCGTCCAATTTATACTCGTCAAACAattgattctacaacaaccagtgcattttaatTAAATTTAAAGTTTCACACCTAAACATGGGATTTACTATTGATACAGAGAAAGAATTgaattaactattcaattcttacctatTACTACTGTAGGGTAATTGAGAATAGGGAATTTTATATACCTGAATTCAAGAATAAGTGAGTTATGAAGAATCCTAGAATTTTTCGTTGCCTGCGTGAGTATCTCGCTGAAACGGCTTCTGTTTCTTGATCAGAAAGTCGACTCCTATATTTGAATGGCTTTCATGCCTTTGTACGCCAAGACTCCTTTATGGGCTTAAGTCTCACGTGCCCGTTTCCTTTTAGttctcttttgttttgttttgtttctttttttttgttttgacttAACTAGTATTTAATTATACctacttttaataattaataatactaAAGTTATTAATATTTCCCTAATTGTATGTccaattatttataaatagagAAGTAACTCAAAATTAATCACACGAGTTTAAATCCGTAATAGAAGTATAatttaagtttcttttaaaaaaaattaagttcTATATTTAGCAtgtcttgaaacttttataaatttgaggagtgttataATGAGAGCTGAATTTGAGGCTTTGGAAGCTAACAACACATGGCAGGTTGTCCTTTTGCCCCTTGGGAAGAAGCCTATAAGTTGCAAATGGGTCTATAAGGTTAAAGAGCTGATGGTAGAATTGAAAGGTATAAGGCTAGGTTAGTGGTTCAGAGCGATTCTCAAGTTAAAAGTATTGATTTTCATGAAactttttctccagttgtaaaactgTCTACTGTCAAGACTCTTGTTGTTGTGGTAGTTAAGAAGGGATGGCCCATATTTCAATTGGATGTTAATAATGCATTTTTGCATGGTGATTTGGATGAGGAAGTGTATATGAGACTTCCTCTTGGTTTGTCTCTttcttccccttcttcttctGTCCCTTTAGTGTGCAAATTGCAGAAATCTCTTTATGATTTGAGGCAAGCATCCAGACAATGGTATGCCAAACTATCACAAGCATTACAGTCTAGAGGGTACCATCATTCCTACAATGACTATTCTCTGTTTACCAAGGGTTCAGGTGATTCCTTGGTTATTATAGCTatgtatgtggatgacattatCTTAACTGGAACTAATATGCATGAAATTACTGCTTTAAAGTGTTTTCTTCATGACCAATTTAAAATAAAGGATTTGGGGCTGCTCAATTATTTTCTTGGGATTGAGGTGATGTACACTCCAACTGGTGTTTTCCTTCATCAGAAAAAGTTTATCAGTGATTTGCTAAAACAGTTTCATTGTGATGTTTGTACCCCTGTTGTATGCCCTCTTGAATTGAATGAGAAACTGATGGCATCTGTTGGTGAACCTTTGCCCAATCCTGAAGTATACAGAAGTCTCATAGGGAAGTTGAACTTTCTCACTCACACCAGGCCAGACCTCTCATTTGCTATGCAACACCTTAGTCAATTTATGCAGAAACCTTGTGTTCCTCATATGAAATCTGCCCTCCACTTGTTGAGGTATCTGAATGGTACTTCTGATCTTGGGATTTTCCTTAATAACTCCTCAGATTTTTCTGTCCAGGTTTATTGTGATAGTGATTGGGGGTCTTGTCCTGATAGCAGAAGATCAGTGACTGGTTTTTGCATCTTGTTGGGTGGCAGTTTAGTTTGCTGGAAATCTAAGAAGCAGCCAGTTGTCTCTCTTTCTTCAGCTGAAGCTGAATATAGGTCTTTGAGCAAGGCTGTGGCAGAGGTCACATGGTTAGCTAGACTTTTAGCTGATTTTGGCTTGACTGACATATCTTCTATTCCTGTTTATTGTGATAACCAGGCTGCAATTCACATTGCCAAGAACCCTGTGTTCCATGAACGGACCATGCATATTGAGCTGGATTGTCATTTTGTTCGCACCAAGTTCGTTGATGGTTTGGTTACCCTGCTCCATACTTCCAGTTCCACTCAAATGGCTGATGTCTTCACCAAAAGTCTGCCCGGTGCTGCCCATCATTCCCATTTGTCCAAGTTGGGTGTTTTATCACACTCCAACTTGAAGGGGGTGTTCGGATAACTAATTGTGATAATACTGATGTGGGATAATGTTGTGGGCTAGTCTTGTTAGTTATTAGTTTGGTTTATATTCTATAACTGATACTGGCCCAATTATATTTATGTTTTTCCATTTTAGTTAGGATAAGCGGGTCATTTTTGTACAGAGAAGAACGGAGGTCTTCTTCTAGAACATTTCATTCTCTGAAAACTCTCTTTGGTAGATTACTGTAAATTTCAGCCATGGTTGCTCAAATTCAAGCTTGAGTTTGCATTTCTAACGTGTACCCATACTGAGGGATGGGAGAAAATTATATTGTCTCCCTTCAGTAACATATGATAGAAGGATGTCACAGTAAATCATTCATTGCTCAGATTTCCTACCTCAATATGTCTTGATCTACACTGGTGATgcgttgtttgtacagtagaaactaCAGAAAGTTATGGAACTCCTCAAGATCCCAATGTTGTGGAATAGAGCTCCTTCTTTATATACTTGTATCGCGGTGAGATCTTTTGACAGGATATACAAAAGAATGCCGGGAAAGTTCTAAACAAGGCATCATCCCTAAAACATCTTGATTTCCAAATGTCAATGCTAGCTTCATTTCCCAACTTAATATCTGATGTTGTTATCAGATTCCTCTCTTACCTTCATCAGTCCTTTCCACAAGTCTCCTCCCTTACCAATTCCATGGAAAGTAAGCCCAGTTATCCAACTACCTTCTAAATTCTATGAACTAGATACCTCAGATGCTACAGAGAATAAACCCAACTCCAACTAAAAGAATATCTAAGCAAATGCAATTATACGATCGAACCAGTTACATCTGAAATATTAAGATCGGAAAAGAAATATTGCTAATTCAACCCACATTTGCATGATCTAGCTGTCAATGGTTTCAGGTATCCACTGTTAAATCAACACAACTCTGggtagagaaaagaagaaatacgCAGCAAAACATCTTGATATCGATCAATTTGAAATAGAAATCAAATCGGAACAATACAATGTAAAATACTTGAAAGGATTTTTGAAACACTGAAATCTAAATTACGCACACTTTTGCTCATTTGATATCTATATATCAAGCAATGTGTCCCTCGCTAATCTTTAATAAGACAGTAAATGGTTAGGATTAGATGATCATAGCGAATTCAACGAGCCAAGAAGGTAACAATTCCAATAATCAACTATGACTTCTACTAAGCTGTGAGAATTTAAATCAATCATGACTTCTCACAATGAGGCAAGAGTTTGATGATGAAGATAAAAGTATTGTGTTAAATAACAGTGTAATTCAGGATTAAATAATATCCCACAATCTGAAATCACTACCAACTGAAGGCCCGGTCAAGTGAGAAGCTGGAAAAGCCTATACCATAAAGAGGAAATCACTAGAGATGCAAAAAAAACCCGATTTTCCTCAAAGCTGAAGATCCTCATCAGAGTGCGAGCACCAAAAAGACCAAGAAACAAGAGAGTCAGTAGTGCATAACTGGACACTAACCTTTCCAAATCTAGTTCTCTGTTATGGTGTCACTGTGTGGTCTACCCCTACATCAAACAAACAAAATCAAGCTGACATGGTAAACAAAAGAAACGAGAAGATAAATAGAGAGAATACTCAGAGGTAGATCCAAGAtactcattatatttttaaagttatgggttcatatctactatttttacaatttttaatgaatttttacatacaaatttttaTTCCGCGTCGAGAattatgggttcagttgaacccgtccTGAGAACACTACATCCGCCTATGAGAATACCAATGTAGAGGAGAACTTTATGTGGCAGAATTGAATATTTATCAGGTCTCCAGAACCAAGAGGTCCCATCGGTTGGATCGTTGAAGAAAATAAGCATCTGGGGTAACACCTGAGCACACTTTACACACGGAAAATAAAGACTACGTGTACCTTAATCGAGAACTTCCATAAGACTAGCAGTTTAGAGAAAGCTTCAAGACACAAAAAGAAAATGTTCATGCTCTGCATCTTTCCCAACAGACACAAAAGCATGACACTCATTCCGTTAGAGCCACTTGCACCCTTGAGTCAAATCTAAAATACCCAACCATGTATCCTTGACAACTGAGACCACACATAGGAAGAAATCCACCAAACCAAGCAAGCGTCCAAAGAAATCAAGATAAAATAAGACACTAATGCAGCAGTAAAATAATATTAGCATCAAAGTTAGCACATAAGAAGGGAGACAAGAAATCAAAATGTTCTAGCTGTGCCCTGTTTGTACCACACAGGGACTTATATGTATCAATATAGAAAGGATAAAAAGTACAcacaaacaacaataacaacaacaacataccctgTATTATCCCACACCACGAGGTCTGaggagagtagtgtgtacgcagaccgtACCCCTACTTTGTGagaatagagaggttgtttctaatagaccctcggctcaggaaagcataagcaccacattaatgaaaatatagacaagaagggacagtaccaaaaagccatataaaaaCAGAATAAAAACAAGacagtaaggtgatcaacaatgaaagaaaacaacggttaggcataaaaacctactaccaacagaaagcGAGACTGCATGTCAATACTACTGTTGTGAACACTCTAGATtacctactctactaccctaatcctcgacctccataccttcatatcaagagtcatgtcctcggtcagctgaaGTTGCGTCATGtcatgcctaatcacctctccccacctcttttttggcctacctctacctctccataggccctccaatgtcaacctatcacacctccttaccggggCGTCTATGCTCCTCCTCCTCACCAGGGGCAACGCTTccataaaacaagtaaaacaactACTTTAGGCCCCTTTTTTGTTACACTTAATAGGCtatgtataagtttaaaaaaagGTTCTGTGAAGTGAAAatgtttgatttctttccttaacgAGCATAGAGAATAAGGATTTCCAACTGCTATGATTTCTGCCACAAATattgcacttgaaatgaatatcgaaccTGAATTTCGTAAGACTATACGAAGTAACAATTTGATAAGAATGTtgataataaaatctcaaaaaatttcaaagagtcatttggagttgattactttatacatagtagacaagactatttttttcacttcaaaatagatttgaacaattcgaagcatatgaaaatatttttggtttacTATTTAGCGGTAAAAATTAAGATTACTAGATGatggaaatttgaaaaaatattgccttaatcttgaatgttccttaaagcataataatcaatttgatattgatggtttagattGTTTTTCGGAATtgaaaatattaagaaaaatagAACAATTAGAAGATAACAATTTAATTTATACACTCagtcaaataaaaagatttgattcttttttcaatgcctatattaattatggaataatgttaataactcttGTTACCGTCGCTGAAAGTTGAAAGCGGAAAgaaattttcaaaattaaaattgttaAAATCTTACTTAAGATCAACAATGTCTCAAGAAAGGTTAAATGGATTAGTTATATTGTCAATTAAGAAAGACTTATTAGGAGTTAttcattataagaaaattattaataattttgtATCTAAGAAACACTAGAAAAATagattttaaatatataaataatttttttaaaagttaaGCCCCCTCATAAAGTTTGACTTTAAGCCACAGAACTCGTACGGCCGCCCCTGctcctcacatgaccaaaccacctaagccGCACAAAATTAAGGACACACAAAGTTAAGGTCAGAACTCCTATAACAAAGGTTTttttaaataaggtaaaataatTTCATTGATGATAGGGAGGGAACTCCTGTATAAAAGTGGTATACCAAAAGGTACAAGATCTACAAAGAGATGATTCATTAAGATAGACATCCAATCTTCTATACAAACTGGAATCTTATGGGTGCACGAAAAGAAATAAGGGACAAGGGGTTATTCCTCAAATATGAATTTCATTTAATATTCCTTCAAGCTCTCTTGTTCCTTCCATACAATCCACATGAGTTCTAGTGGGGCAACATCATCCCACACATTCTATCTTCTCCTCTTCTTCTAAATGTCTAGGGGAACAGTGCTTCCTTCACGGTACGTGGCATCATCCATTGAAGTTCGAACCATCTAAAGGTTTTCCATCACAAGCAAGGTACTATCTCACTATAAATGGTGGCAGTCCAAGTCTTCGCCCAAACTCTTACCAACTAATATATGTAATCCTCCTCTTCCTCAAGTTTTGAGCTGTCAAAATCTCTCTTTCGCTGCCACCAAGTGAAGAAAAGCACCTTCTCAGCGCCCTGGGTCTCTGAATTGACAGATATGGAAAAGCTGATTCCTGAAAACTCCTATAATACTACTAGCCAAGCTCTAACAAACTGAATGCAAAATAACTCTCAAGTGAATCTGGTAATAAATAATAGGAATAAAGCTTTAACCGAGGTTTGTCATCGCTCTCTCACTCTCATTGCAAAACTAGTTTGACATATGCACAAGTGGGTGGCGATGCCTAAATCAGATCTGAGAATCATTCTCCATACAACCTTTGCAACTTTTTCAACCAAAGGATTAATAAGCTTGCCAAAGTACCTGACACCAATTAGTACTGAGAAGTAAACTAAGTTTAAGTTACACTCAGCCCTTCATAACATCAACTCTTTCCTGCACAGAAATGTTATCTTTTAAACTAGTAAACAACCATTCAACTAAACCTTAACGGTGAATTTAGTGCTTGATAACATAGGTACTAATGAAGAACTTTGAATCCATCTTAATATGTTCAAATGCATCAATAGCACAAGTAGCATAAAACATTGTCAGCTAGAATCATTGCTAATTTTAACGGCAACATACTGTAGAAGAACAAACATGTGTAGAGAAATTATTATCTGTTTCCTTCACTGCTTCATCACGTAAATCGTTTCAGCTGCTGCTAATTATTTCTTGGTCAGGACTGTTGCATATCTGAAACACTTGTTAGGTACTGCTGCATATATATTCTGCTTAATCTCCAATGAAGAAAAAATTGTTTAGTTGAATCCTCAAAATTAATGTTCGGAACAGATATCTAAATGAGGTAAAAGATTACGAATGACATCTGAATTACGATATTTTAGGTCCAAATATGAACACATGCCTGCTAATCAATGGCATACCCAAACTAAAATCAAACCATTTCAAGTCATTGAGAATTAACCAAAAAGAAAAATGTATAATGAAGCtaataataggctagatttatgtaaTATGGAGATTGTTTATGCCCCAGCTTGATTATGTTTCACTGTGATAATATAGCTAAATGATGATAAATTGgatctaattgtgaatttcacaCGTTGCAGGAGTGAGTAGCACGTATGAGGACTTAAAGCTGTGATTAAAGCTAAATTGAAGCAAGAAAAGCCCCTATGAGCTGAGTACGTGGGAAGacgagaaaaagaagaaacaaaatgaaGACCTGGCCTAGCGCGGCCACGCTAGCCCAGATGGTCGAGGCAGAATGATAGGGCATATGCGCGGTCACTAGCACGTCCATTAGCACGACCACGCTAGCTCAATTCCGGAAAAGTAAAtttcaggggtaaacttggaagttcgTGGGTAAATCCACTTAACCTATAGAAGGTCCAGCTCGCCCAAGGATTGATTATCAAGGTTTTCATAGCTTAGTTCAAGGCaaggagaggcaagaggcaaggaggataattcaacATCGATTCCTTTCTGCCTTTTATTTTTACGATTTGTGATGAATTTGAATATTGTTctgatgaacactagtatgagtagctaaatattttagtctaaggttttgatggaacctattgaaggatgaacttcttgttatgttaatatagtttgcctagtttaatctctatttgttcaactatatgcttgttgtagttaattgataggatcctcaattaggtgtgcctatttagtgtgcataactcgggagagagtgcatatttaggtaatagttggacaacaccactcccaaagtatatgagggatcaataactgagggtttaaaggcggaattagggataacgaagccttggatGCAATCTAAAGTGAGCAGTAATAAACAAAGTcagctagcgtatctcgggagagtgcgtctagtaaattattgtgattattcgggagagatttacggtaataaaagtgctcatgattgatagagatgatTAGGCAActctatgtgaaacataaccggaagagactccatcaataggggaaatcataaccttagaaccttctcttaattggttacaacttaatcatagttagttttcagTTGCTTATTTACATTCATTCTTAGTTAGTAGAAACATCTTCAATTGTTATACACAacatttgggaagttgattctgtggaatttagtaagtctaacgagagtaattgataggttaattccttgtgggtt
This region includes:
- the LOC138876266 gene encoding uncharacterized protein, producing MKAFDDEAVELAAYQLRDVAGAWFEMWKKERDEDDGPPTWEEFEESFMANFIPEEDREAKATEFEQLKQENKSVQEYYMEFIRLAKHAPHMVKTEKAKIRRFVGGLAYHIKDTTSATAVGMEAFSSVVGFAKHLEKDRQLRREEKEHNKKARTTCKFNVTSSGGGRDSSNRESLAPAQSNHQSGGGPSFRRTQSYGNQSRQNQNFRTSSSHSQSHAEQHSHQQSLCGTCKRQHSGQCKFGFHGCYHCGDISYIKANCPKLRRNFSGGSTRPSSSSATAVAPPQAHGSHNQTGHGVGRSANRVTQGGGQPHLFATLDRQSAEASAEVITSILLVCSRNAYAIMDPGSTFSYVTPYFAINLGLEPEQLSESFLLSTLVGESSVAFLGHVVSSEGIKVDPQKIEAVKNWPRPTTPTEIRSFLGLAGYYRRFVEGFSSLAAPLTKLTQKAVKFQWSDACEQSFQELKKRQLKNHEKNYPTHDLELAAVVFALKIWRHYLYGKYFEVFTNHKSLQYIFKQKELNLRQRRWLELLKDYDINILYHPGKANVVADVLSRKSVGVLAHLGVQRRYLGREIQKLANDGIRLDETEEGDITDYALAQSSLVAHVKAKQDEDPYLVKLKEGVRTKEITAFTLGNDGVLKLNDRLFVPDVDGLRKGIMEEAHSLSYQASIGMAPYEALYGRRCRSPVGWFESAEVSLIGPEFVCEALEKVQLIRERL